From Etheostoma cragini isolate CJK2018 chromosome 3, CSU_Ecrag_1.0, whole genome shotgun sequence:
ttatttaagaaagcTACATCCTCAGTAGTCATTATTGCACTAACAGGTTCCTTTAATAAGCCAGTGAAGGTCTAAAAACCCATATGATTAGTCAAACCTAGCCCTGACTCATTCCTCATAGGAAGTTAGTTCAAACGCATTCAAAGAAAGAACTGTGTATGAATCACCACTTCATATTTGACCGCTTATTGTCCAGATACACTTTCTCTTACCTATAGACAGACAAAATACTAGAATATCTAGTAAGTGTTTGTAAAACAAACAGTTtatcataattttatttttagaccagagtttcatttttttatgcagATGACATAATGCTGCAGTGCAAAGCCTCTTTCCTAACCACATCCAGGACTTTTTTTTGCCCTATCAAAAACATTTACTGCGCAGTGAACTATAGTTTTTGTAACAGTCACAAAGTTAACTGATGTGTGTGCCCATGCTATAAACTAACTATTTTCAAAATCTTTAATCTAAGTAGGTgaatgacagttttttttaaggcagGCTTATTGCATTCAATGAAAAGTGCCCCTGCAGcagattaacatttttatttcaaagtctTGAAAGAGCAACTAGCAGTTTACTCACTTTGAGCTTATGCTTTATGAAGTTCACAACATGTGTGCAGAAAGACAGCAACCAGCTGTTTGGTAACAACTTTCTGACTCAGCAGGAAAAGCTACCCAAAAATGAATCACAATGCTGCACAGAGCACATGGCAATGAAGAAAATGTGCTAAAtctaacatttaatttaacacaTGTGAGGCCAAAACAGGAACTAAATATTGGTTTGTGTTGAAGGAAATAAATAAGGGAACTTTAAAGTACcaatgacagaaataaattgCAAGTTTACAAGAAATAGAGTCGGCACGTCCAGccgggaggaggcctcggggaagagcCAGGACtgggtggagagattatatgtccaacctggcctgggaacgcctcgggatcccccagtcggagctggttgatgtggcttgggaaagaaatgtttggggtcccctactggagctgctacCCCTGTGACCCGagaccggataagcggacaaggatggatggatggatggatggatggacggatggatggatggatggatggatggagagattaTCTAATCTTGCAGAAACTCTTATCATCACACAGATCATTTCCAAATAGAGACCAAAAGGGACAACAtataaatgctaaaatgtaaagaaGTTGTCAGATTAAAAATCAATCGGTACTGGAGGGGACACACCAATAACACCGCTCAAAACAAAGAGGTATGGCAGCAGTGCTACCCGAAAATGAATCACAATGCTGCACAGAGCACATGGCAATGAAGAAAATGTGCTAAATCTAACATTTACTTTAAGATGTGTGAGGCCAAAACAGGAacaaactgtgtttgtgttgattaaaataaataagggaACTTTAAAGTGGCCGTGGAAAGTACCAGTGACAGAAATAAATTGCTAATTTACAGGAAACTGAGTGATTGAGTCATTAATTCAATATCTAATCTTGCAGACACTGTCATCATCACACAGATAATTTCCAAATAGAGACCAAAAGGGACAACAtataaatgctaaaatgtaaagaaGTTCTCAGATTAAAAATCAATCGGTATTGGAGGGGACACGGCAATAACACCGctcaaaactatttctttatattttactattttctacATTTCCCTGAAGAAGGAATGTTCTCGTaagcagaggaaagaaaagaaatattgcaaaaaaaagagaagtgaaaCCCGAAATCGCTGCTTGGATAGCTAGCCTCAAGAAAAATTAATGCCACCAGAAAATAGTTTGGAGAAGTATTGTGGCTTTTGTCAGTTTTGCCTGCAACAACCAAATTTATTTGTGATCTTTTTTGAAGTacagtttttctgtctttgtgagACCAAGGGATCATACTCACCTCTTGGAACTTACAGTtgggaaaataagtatttgaacaccctgctattttgcaagttctcccacttacaaatcatggaggggtctgaaattgtcatcgtaggtgccacgtccactgtgagagacataatcaacaacaacaaaaattcagaaattacaatgtatgattttttaactatttatttgtatgatacagctgcaaataagtatttgaacacctgagaaaatcactgttaatatttggtacagtagcttTTGTTTGCacttccagaggtcaaacgtttcctgtagtttttcaccaggtttgcacacactgcagaagggatttaggcccactcctccacacagatcttctctacaTCAGTcgggtttctgggctgttgctgagaaacacggactccctccaaagattctctattgggtttaggtctggagactggctaggccacgccagaaccttgatatgcttcttacagagccacttcTTGATTATcatggctgtgtgctttgggtcattgtcatgttggaagacccagcctcgactcatcttcaatgctctaactgagggaaggaggttgttccccaaaatctcgcaatacatggccccggtcatcctctccttaatacagtgcagtcaccctgtccaatgtgcagaaaaaaaaacccaaagcgtgatgctacccccccatgcCTCACAGTAGGGACGTCTTAaagtattaccaacagtaaccctggaaacggtggtcccagctcttttcaggtcattgaccagctcctactgtatagttctgggctgatttctcacctttcttaggctCATTGAGACCCcatgaggtgagatcttgcatgaagccccagtccaagggagattgacagtcatgcttagcttcttccattttctaatgattgctccaacagtggaccttttttcaccaagctgcttggataTTTcaccgtagccctttccagccttgtggaggtggacaattttgtctctagtgtctttggacagctctttggtcttggccatgttagtagttggattcttaccgattgtatggggtggacaggtgtctttatgcagctaacaacttCAAACaagtgcatctaatttaggataataaatggagtggaggtggacattttgaaggcagacaaACAGGtatttgagggtcagaattatAGCTTAGCGACAGGTGTTCAactacttatttgcagctgtatcactattttttaactatttttaaatagttaaaaaatcatacattgtgatttctgtatttttgtttttagattatgtctctgacagtggacatgcatctacaatgacaatttcagacccctccatgatttctaagtgggagaacttgtaAAATAgaagggtgttcaaatacttattttcctcactgtataaaGTTTTGTAAAGGATTGATAAATCTCTTATTCATCATTCCCTTTCAGAATTTACCTGCTAATTGCTGTCTGTACACAAATAGCACATACTGTAAACTTTAAACCTATTCTGTAATGCATTAACATCTGTCCTCagtgaagtaaaaacaaagataGTGTGTGTCTAAGTGCACTGATGGAGGCTCTATTggttgaataataaaaaaatgctttccTCAGAGCAATTAAGACATAAAGCTCAACTTAATTTACCAACATTTTAGAAGGTGTTGTTGGAAAACTGTAAGTAGAGAAGGGTTTATGAAGAAATCAGCAGCCGGACAGCTCCATCCTGCACCAACTCACTctgttaaacaataaatactgaCTCATCTGATGGTTGATTTATGTGTTACACTCTTGCAATGCCCCAACCACTGAATGCAATGCTGGACACAAGGATGGACCcagataaatataaaatatgtttctaCTTGTTGTTGTGCCACTGCTATTAGAACCCTTGCTCATCTGCATTTTAATCCTGCAAACTTGTAATGATGCAATATTTCTTGCATTATATTTGGATGAAAtcataattaaatacaaataaaattgtttaGGTGGCACACTTGTCTTCTAGAGAATACATGTAACCCTTTCTttcttaaataaatgcaaaagtTTGAAATAACTGTTGGAACAGCAGATCACTGGttcaatttggttgaaaagtaaaaatgtttatcGGACATTTAATCCAAATGCCAGCCAATTAACTGGAATAGTAACCAGGCAAAGCGAAGGTGGGCAGTTTTTACCAATAACTTAAATGGTAAGCTGTCAAGTCTGCTAGGATGTGTTCTTTCGTTTCTATCATCGTGTATGCACATGACACtcaaagtgtttgttttctcagcCATGTCATATAAGAGGCACCCAAACCCTCAGAGCGCAGTGTTTACTGTTTACAGTGTACAGATACTGTCGTGGCTGCACCTGCTCATGGCTGCACCAAATACTCAGGCTACCAGCAACTACAGCATGGTGAGTCATATACTAACACATACTATGTTGATAAGGGCCGAATGTGTCAGGCTCTGAAACTAAAATGTCTTCGTATAGAATTTGATATTTAAATTCTCACAATTCCAAGTAACAGGACACTGTTTCTATTATTACTCACCTTTGTCATCATtcattctctctcctttccctctTACTTCTCCTCCATTTCCCTCTTTATTTCTCCATTCTTGCTTTGCTATTTTGTCCTCTTCTATTCTGTCCTCCCATCCCCTCTTCTCTCCAGGTGCCCCCTTGTACAAAGATCCCTGACATGCTCCTGCGGTACTACCTGTCACCATCTTATGGCCTCGAGTTCTGCATTGGTTTTCCTGGCAACTTTGTGGTTGTACTTGGTTACATATTTTGTTTGCAGCAGTGGCAGAGCTGCAACATTTACCTCTTCAGCCTGGCAGTCTCCGACCTAATTTTTCTCTGCACACTGCCACGTCTCTCGTACCTCTATgcaaacaaccaatcagagaccAGTCCCTATGCTTGCATTATCAACCGCTATGTACTGCATGTAAATCTTTACTCTTCCATCCTGTTTATGGTTTTGCTAAGCATGGACCGCTTCCTGCTTATAAGATATCCAACAAGGAACCACTTCCTGCTGAGTCCCCGATCAGCCTTGATCGTAACAGGGGTGAGCTGGCTAGCTGTTAATGTGGAAGTTGCTCCAATGATACCACTGATGATTGATGACCTCCAGAGTGGGAACTGGAGTCGCTGCAGGGATTTTGCCAGCCTGGAAGGAAGTATAAATACACTGGGCTACAGCCTGGGACTAACCCTGATTGGTTACGTTCTCCCTGTGCTTGGACTTTGTGGTTTCTCCTACCAAATTGCCCATCTGCTCCGTGTCCAGGAAAGGACCGTCCAGAACAGGACAACCTCATACAAGCGGGCTTTAAGGGTTGTTGTAATGGCTACAGTACTTTTTCTGGTTCTCTACACTCCATTCCATGTGCTGAGAAATGTCAGAATAGCGTCTGATGAGGCCTGGGCCGGGCTATGTACAAAGATGTACATACAGGGTATGTACATCCTGAGCCGACCGTGGGCCTATTTGCACAGTGTCTTCGGCCCTGTCTTCTACTTCCTCATGGGTGACAAGTTCAGAGAACTCCTATTTGCCAAGCTCAGAAAGCTGGGCggaaagatagaaaaaagaGGGCCAGACTGAAAACACTCAACACATATCCCTATGAGACACACATCAACATCCTTACAAGTGGACCAGCTCTACCTTTACATGTATTTTCTTAgtttaatactttattttatttctgctgtgtttttattacctcCACCCATGGAAGTTATGTTTTAGCAtgacttgtttgttgttttttatctgcCAGGAGGATTACGTAAAAACTACTGGCATGATTTTAcgaaacttggtggaagggtgtggcaaagaaggcaaagaaaaacttttccAGCAGATCTGAATCACGGGGTATTTATGCTGCATTCTTGTGGTGTGACAATAAGTTGCCTTAGTGACCATTTCCACATATATTATATTGCAACCTATGACGTATCACAATATTAAAGTTAATATGTACATATAGTCATAACTTGCATTGTACTGTGAGGTTGTTCCACTTTTCTGCTTCACATGCAGAATGATGCTGACATTTCCACCCAgtaaaagccttttttattaCTAACGTTAAAGGCCGTGACAATGAAACTGTAGCTCTGGTTTCACTCGATCTTTGTGGAAGACTCATGAAGTGTTTCAATATGTGCGCATGGGCATAGTAGCATAAGATAAAATGTAATCCGGCTGATAATCCCCATTTTTACTAAATATAACAGTAATAagattgtgtcttttttgtttgtaaccAACTAAATAGAGTTACTTTCCCATGTAGTCTAGTCTCCCTACACCTGATATGTGATAGAAGACATGTCTGGATATTCATAAAGTGGAACTGATGCAAAGTTAACTTTCATGTTTACAATGCAAAGTAACATAACATAACTCATATTTAAAGATTTATAAACAATTATAACATAATACTTCAGCTAAAAGCCAGAGCGTATTTTTGTATGAatgcactgtgtgtatgtgcagaaTGGTTCCTCTTTGTAGTTGTATCTGTATTAGTTGAAAAAGcataattatttgtatttggaTGAAACTGGAGTTAAAGTCTGCATTTTACAtgtattacttttaaatgtaatacaatataACTTAACTAATAATTACTGGCTGCTAGTTCTATTTTCAATTGGGAGGATAATTACTTGTGAGAGAAAAATATACTGGGAGATGTATTgaagaatttcttttttcatctttaaatattcataatcttttaaataaaagagtgatcaatgtgttttgtgtttttttacagaactAAAATTTGAATTCAAAGCTGATCAGAAGCCACCTCTTACTATTTGGATGTATGGGCTCTTCCAAAGATCCTTAAGTCAGTCATACCTGAAAATTTTTTGAATTTCCATCCATTACAGTACAGGCAATATCAAAATGTACACATGAGCAGTGTCCTAATGGTTTATGATGCAATCCCCATATCAATCTTGGAAATGGTGTTGTAGTATGTTAATTTATCCTCTTGTTAGGACACAACATATTTCCATAAAGCTTGTTCATAGTGTTGGTTGGTCTCATTTATTGAAACCTTTTAAGATATATATACTTCCATTCTAATGCATATCTAGAGTGGATTCTTTAAAAGCCTCCTTAATATTGGACTCAATATCAAGTCAATGATCCTTTCATCAAACACAGCTCCACTGGGCTTTAATACAACAGATAGGGTCAAGTTATAAAACAATAAGCAATGGTGAAATATAGATGCGTTCTAAGTGTATGTTTCaagttttaatgtaaaaaccaGAGTAGTTGAACTGAAACAGAAGCAATGACAAAATCAGCAGAGAGATTTATATGAGGATAAATACAAAAGCATCTATTCTACACATAATGTGACATTCTGAGGTGATATTTTTTGGGAAGATATTGCAATTCAGACAGACGTGGCCATTATGGCAACAACACAGTAGCCTGGTTGACATCTGACCCTTCTCACTTGTAAGTAAGAGTGGAAGAGCAAATCTCAGACTTGCTGGAAGTTTTTAAGGGTTTTCCCAGGCTAGCACTTCAGGGACCTAGGTCTCTTTATAGAGGTTTTTAACTAGGTTGCTGTATGTTAAACATATGGTTTCTTAAAGAAAATACTTattatttgcagtatattgTGGCAATACAATGTATATGCGTATCTGAACAATAAAATGAGTTATTATCACCACTCTGCAActcaaaatgaatgataaaaataaatctgcctTAAAAACGTGAATGCGTTTTACAATGGTCTAGTCAGATTTAAACCAAGCAATTGAATTAGGTGAATATTAGGAACAACATATCTTTTCTAGATCTACACAATTCTACTCCTATTCTGAAATAAAAgatattctattttatttaaaggcacaGTGCAAAGTCTTCAAACAGGGATGTCTAGATCTAATGAATACTGCACTAACTATGCTGTCCTATCTGCAGGATCAAACTATGGGTATGCTGATCTAATGGTTAACATTGTAAACACATATTtggcactacacacacacacacacacacacacacacacacacacacacacacacactagtcgTTGGTCTGTAACTGTTCAGCATTGCCATAACTTAGACAATGTTGCCATCTCCTGGCGTTATTGTGCAATATCTAAAAGCTTCAGTTTGTGGTAGAGATGATCAGGTGATGAAGATAATGATTATGTATATTACTATAATGTTTTGACtctttattaaaaagtaaaattaagtgTTTTAGGGATTTTACCTAAAGgcttacaaacatttttataaccATTACCCAATAcctaatatagtatataatggatacaatgtgtgtaacaagaaactgttaatttacagcactactaatattttatttattataatttatttgttaacagtaaaatgatggtttgctaacagttaaagagcaattaactaaagattaattaactataaatttaccatctattaatgatggttattataaattGTTACCCTTTGTCAAGGGTTACTAGATGGTTTGTAAACGTCTGTAAACATTGTGTGGATGGTTAGTATAAAGTGACTACAGATGACTACAATACTttgttaaatagttaataaatactttgtaaatacattgtaaaaatgtaattgcttgttaacagtaaaattatggtttgctaacagttaaatgactATTAACTAAAGATCAATTAACCATAAATTTACCATGcattaatgatggttattataaagtgttaccagtTCTTGAACTCAGAACCATTGAAATAGTACGCAGTTCCTGAACTCAGGGAGAAATTATGTCACAATGTGCATCGCAATGCCTATTAGACAAGGTTAAGATAAGATACtgtaataaattaatttgttattgGAAAATTTGGAGAATTTTTGTTCTGAATTAAAACAACATAGAGATTGTGAAATTTATATTTACAAGGATCAATAAATGCCAAACTGATGTTAAACGATGCTGTAGTTTGTGTTGACTGCATTGAATTTTGAGATAAATTTCGGAAATTTTGCACGGTAAATCTACAGTGATCTTCCTTTGTAGCAAATTCTTTCAATGAACATCAAAGATTTAGTTTAGAAGAAATTGCAGTATTTGTTTAAACTACTGTTTGCAGTAAAAATCCTTCAAAAATCTGAATGACAAATTGGAGAAGGATATGAAGTTGCCGAAATTGGtctcaatcaaaacaacagATGTGGGAGGAGACTGGTTTGAGAAGTTACTGTGGCTACATTTTGGCGTGAGTTGCAATGTTGTAGCATGTACAGCTGACTTTTGTATGAATTTTTCAagtttaaaatttgaaatggctGTTGAAGTGGCACCATCAGGACAGTTAGCACACAAATCGCACTGATTGGCATTGGACAGGACTTGTGTGCAACGTTTTGGTGAGTTTGCATGGGAACATGGActtcttaaaggtccaatgtgtaggaatttctcccatctagcgtttaGATCATATAATAAAATCAACTCTCTCGAAAAAGTATGTATTACAGGTAtggtctcttgctcttttcgatataatttttctttatctgggcaaagaaaaagagtccttttcctgaaatttggattttgaaaatgtatggttctccatgtttccttctttaaaCTTGCCGAGGCCGGTAAGCAACAAGCCCCATTAGCAggattagcagcacctgtgagttatTATATGACAGCGAAAACGCAACAGGTGAAGCAGTATATCCTGTGTGTCCCTTACCGCCTagcgtatttcaagatggcgcatcaATATGGAGcttctaccccagttcatgcaaatgcaaaagTTAAATTTCAAGCTAAAAGGCATGCTTGGAATTgctggtggtggtaaatatttatgaaaaaggacaagttgTTAACGACActgattttgataataaacaactaagcacgttacacactggacctttaacaAGAATAATGTAGGCAATTACAATTGGGTTTACGCAGCTTCACTGCTTGGCCTGTAAATATAGGCAAATACAAcataaatgttgacatttattgATAATGTAAGGATGTAAGAAACAAATAAACGTGATATGGAACACAACGGGGTaatcaaaaggaaataaataataagactGTGGCGCGATCAGATAAAGAGGTTGGGCTACAAACGCTTCTCCAGTGAAAACCCTTGGTGGTCTTTAACAAACCGGTGTATTATGGGATAGAGAATAAAAAGATGGGCGGTTAGACTCTCTGACTCTGGCagcatgtcaaagtgtccttgagcaagagaATGAACCCCAAGTATCTCCTTAGagtgagtcagtgtgtgtgtgtgtgtgtgtgtatgtgtgtgtgtgtgtgtgtgtgtgtccgtatGTGCAGCACAGCAGCGGGGGCGTGAAGTTGCTGCATCCCTAGAACTAGAAGTCTCATTGATTGCAGTCAGCAGTCTACCGCAGTCATATGTCTAAAAGTGGTCATCGGACATAAACTGATTGCTTTCTACCCTCCACACAAATACAATCTCAGCTGAAGCAACTTCTCCAGCAGGCTGaaccaggctcctctcctcccttcctcAGCCGGGCCACAGCACTACCTGGATGTGCGATGGCCAGATACTGAAAATatgtaattagttacagttactagttacttcttttaaaagtaattgAATTACTTTATCAATTACTGTACATCAAAAATAATTAGTTAGTAGGGAAAGTAACTTTAAGTAACtaaactttttaaatataaatatgaacaatactcaacagtcaaacacaacaaacattttttaggCCTATTTATTGTTATCAACAGGGCAACAGAGCTTCAAATCAAGCAGTAGTACAAAAGtctcttttaataactttaaatatgccagtgtttttttttaacccatcAGTCccaatgtcataaaagtgattGGCCTACAGTATTAAcactaattaaaaagaaaaacaaaggtgcCATGAGGTGCTGCATATAATTACAAAAGACTCCATTTGTCACTGAACCTATCCACATTAGTTGCCTGAAGGCAACTGACTCAACAGCTGATAGAGGATGCATGTCATCGACAACATACCTAACAATGACTTTATTCAGCTGTGCCTGGCTTATCGGCTGCACTGCGGTCTTTGTAAAATCTAGCTGTTGTTAGATTTGTTTCCATGGAGGGGCGCCTTCAGCATCCGTAGGGTTGGGGTCTTTCACTCGTAGCTTTGTCGAAGCGTGATGCTTCAACAAGTGCTTCGTTCA
This genomic window contains:
- the LOC117941801 gene encoding succinate receptor 1-like — protein: MHMTLKVFVFSAMSYKRHPNPQSAVFTVYSVQILSWLHLLMAAPNTQATSNYSMVPPCTKIPDMLLRYYLSPSYGLEFCIGFPGNFVVVLGYIFCLQQWQSCNIYLFSLAVSDLIFLCTLPRLSYLYANNQSETSPYACIINRYVLHVNLYSSILFMVLLSMDRFLLIRYPTRNHFLLSPRSALIVTGVSWLAVNVEVAPMIPLMIDDLQSGNWSRCRDFASLEGSINTLGYSLGLTLIGYVLPVLGLCGFSYQIAHLLRVQERTVQNRTTSYKRALRVVVMATVLFLVLYTPFHVLRNVRIASDEAWAGLCTKMYIQGMYILSRPWAYLHSVFGPVFYFLMGDKFRELLFAKLRKLGGKIEKRGPD